In Fibrobacter sp., the following are encoded in one genomic region:
- a CDS encoding KilA-N domain-containing protein — translation MSKIEVMNTEISVQNVNGEDYISLTDMAKSQLQEHIIFKWLSTKNTIEYIGEWESIYNPNFNYTEFGTIKNAAGSNNFVLSTTQQHGIVKLRPD, via the coding sequence ATGAGCAAGATTGAAGTCATGAATACTGAAATTTCCGTTCAAAATGTAAATGGCGAAGATTACATTTCATTGACGGATATGGCCAAGAGTCAATTGCAAGAGCATATCATTTTCAAATGGCTCAGTACAAAGAATACCATCGAATATATTGGGGAATGGGAATCAATCTATAATCCAAATTTTAATTATACCGAATTCGGTACAATTAAAAATGCCGCCGGTTCCAACAATTTCGTTCTATCAACAACTCAGCAACATGGAATCGTTAAACTCCGTCCTGATTAA